In Candidatus Poribacteria bacterium, the DNA window ATCGGGTCCTGGGCGAAGCCGAACTCGCGGATGCGCCGGGCGGCGTACTGCCGGAGCTCAGCGAGCGTGAGTAATCCATCCAAGTCGCTGTCCGCGATGCCCCGAATTCCCTCCGCCAGGAAGTAGGTGAGCGCTCCGTGCTCAAGCTGGGGAGCCTCGACGACGACCTGATCCGGTTGGCAACCCGCCAACTCGACGACACCGCCCACGCCGGACGCGGACAGGTCGCCCACATCCAGCAGCGCCTCCGAAGCGCCATCGGGCAATCCGAGACCTGCGTCGAAGCTGCGTTCGATCTCCGCGCGCGTCTCGCGGGACGACAGCCGGATCGAGTCGCGATCCACATCGGCGACGCGCAGCGCGTTTCCGCCAAGGTGGCGCGATGCCGTGCCGGAATGGCAGCAGTCGAGCACGGCGATCTTGCGAGCCGCGTCGATGCCGGACAGCCAGCGGTTCAGGTCATCATCGCGGATCAACGTGATATCGAGCAGGGCGCTGTCCCATGCCCACAGGCACTCGTCGTAGCCGTCCTCTTCATCTCCGTTGTCGTCGATGAGCTGCACGCCGTGCCCGGCGAAGTAGAAGAGCACGGTGTCCGCCGGGCTCGCCGACGAGCGGAGCCATCCCTTCATCTCCGATGCGATAGCTCTGCGAGTGGCTTGTTGTCCCACGAGTATGCGCACGTTCTCGGGCGGAAAGCCCGCGTGGGACACGAGGGCATCGCGCATCAAGAGCGCGTCGCTCTCGGCGTAGTGTAGATCGCGCAGCCCCGGAAACTGGTAGTCGTCAATGCCGATGGGGAGGGCGTAGTTCTCCGCCTGTGCCGATTGCGCCGCGCAAAGGGCAGCGATGACTGCCACGACGGCAAGGAGCCCACGCCGACGAAGCGCGGATGATCTCATGGGACCGGCTACTGCTTCTTGAGAGTGATTACGATCGACCGGCTGCCGCCGGTTATCGTCACTTCATGGATCGACGGCACGTAGCCGTCCAGCGACGCCGTGATCCGATAGGTTCCTGCGGGAACCTGGAACGTGTGCCGAGGATCGTCCGGTTTGACGCGCAGGGCGCGCATCGGGGCGATGCTCTTAGCTCCCACCGGAAGCACCGTGACATCGGCGGCGGCTGGAGTCACGCTGACGACGATCTCGCCCGTCTGCCGCGAATCGCCGCGAGCCTCCGTCGAAGCCGAAGCCACCGTCCGCGCCACCAGCACGAAGCTGCTCCCCGGCTCATTGCCGATGAGCTCGCCCGAACGAGGCTGCGGCGTCACCTTGTCCAGATGCAGCAGCATCTCCTCGAGCGTCAAGACGCCGTCCGCGCCGCCGTAGGACCGGAGAGCCGCCAGGAACTGCCGCGAGAACGGGCTGTGCTGCCCAGGGCGACCGTCCGACACGTACTCCTTGCCGCCCGCCGTGATATAGCGGCGGGTCTGGAACGCGAGCTTCCTTCGGATGTACTCCGTGCGCGCCACTGGTTCGTAGACGTCATCGACCTGGCGGGCAGACGCCGCCATCGCCAGAACCGGGTCCAGCGTGCCCGAGAAGCACGAATCGACCACGAGCATCACATGCCGGCAGTCGAGCCGCTCCAGGATCGTGCGAACATCCTCGTGGGGCACGAGCGTGTCGCGAAGTGCGTCTTCCTTGAAGGGCTTGCCGTCCTTCATCGCCAGGAAGCCCCGTTTCAGCTTCTCGTCGAACCAACCATGTCCCGAGATGAACACCAGCAACTGGTCATCCGGCTTGTAGGCGCGGTCGGCGAGCGCGAACAGCGCCTTTCGAAACTCGTTACGGGTCGGGTTCCGCAGGAGCGTCGTCTCGCAGCCGTACATGTCGCGAAGTTCCGCCTGCACGGCTTCGGCATCCGGCACGGGATTCGTCAGCTTCGGGAAACTCTCGTATTCGTTGACCGCAACGAGCAGTACGTGGGTCTTGCCAGCCACGCCAGGCAGTCGGGCAGCGCTCGGAGCGCCCACGCCGCCTTGTTCCGTCGGCGCGCCACGCGGCAAAAGAGCCAGGCTCTGGTCGACGGGCGACGCCGACGTGCCGTAGCCCACCAGACGCGGATTCGTGGCGGTGACTAGGCGCTCGCCGCCATCTGACATGGCGACCCGGTACTCGGTCGGACTGAGTTCCTCCAGAACCCGATACGCCACGCCTTCGACGGTCTGCTCGTCCGAGGATTCGCCGGACGCCAACCGAAGCGGGGTGCGCCCGAAGTCGTAATAGGGGTTCAAGAACTGCTTGCCGGTCAGCGTTTTGGTCTGACGGAACGACGCGACGGGCGCCTCGACCTCGAAGGTCACCTGATCATCGGGTCCGAGTTGCGCCAGACCGAAATCGTCGATGAGCGACGCGTACGCCATGCCACCGTCGTCCGTCCGGTACGTCCTCTCGATCCCGACGCCCCGAACGATCACCTCGCTGCCGGGAGCCGGCGCCTTCGACGGATTCTGAACGTCCAGCGCGAACAGGACGCGGACGCGCTCATGCGTCTCCTCTTCGATCCGAACCGCGAGCCTCGGATCCGACGGCGACGTCGTATCGGGGAGCGTCACGATGTAGTTGCCAGTGGGACGCTTGTGGATAGAGACGGGCGAGCAGCCGTTCCGCACGATAAAGAACGCCGCGACGCCTAGCAGCGCCCATTTCCAGGGCTTGCGCTTCTTGGTGTTCCGGGTGGGTTCCTCGAAGTCCGGGAAATCCGGATCGATGGACGAGAACAACATGGGATGCCTCCCCGAACGACGGCGGACCTTACGGCGCACGAGGCGCTCGACGCGCGCCCGATACCGTATTACCTAACCATATTACCTAACGAGGTGAACTTCGTCAAGGGTATATCTCAACTATTATTATCTTCGGATTGAATTCCTTGAACCGATCGTCTCCGTTCTGGGATCATCGTCGCGCGGGACGTCCCTCAGGCTCGTGAACCGACGTCTGGTCCTCGCGGCTGCCATCCTCCAGGCGCATCCACGACTCGAACTCCCGCACGCCCTCGCGCAGGCGGATGATCCTCGACCCGTGGAGGAACCCCTCCCTGCCGTACGTGGCGAACCCGCTTCCGCGCCCATAGCACAGGCGGATGCCGTGCAGCATGCCGTCGTAGTCGTTCACGTGGTCATGCCCGACGAACGTCCCCAGCACGTCGCCGCACTCGTGGAACGCCGCGAACAGACCCGTGTTGATGCGCGGGCAGCAGACGGCTTCCTGCTTGACCCCCACGCACGGATGCATGTCCCACACGTCATCGTATTCGGGCAGCGGGATGTGGAAGAACGCCAGCGCCGGGATCAGCCCCGCCTCGCCGCGTAGATTCCGCGCCGTCGAGACGTACCACTCCACCTGATCGCGCCGAACCCAGCCGTAGCCATCGACGGACGTCTCCGTGTAGCTGTTGGAGTCGATGAAGTAGAGCGCCGCGCCGGTCTCATGGTCCGACCGGCGAGCGATCCGCACGACGTAGTTTCCTACGCCCGATACGTCGGCGGGACCTGGCTCCGACAGGCACATGTCCGATTGCTGCTGCTCCTCGATCAGCGCCATGCGTCTGAGCGAGCCCTCGTCGTCGTGGTTCCCGAACACGGCAGCCCATGGAATCCGCCGCTCTTCGATGGCCTGCACGAGCTGACGCATCGACTCCGCTGGGTCCTTGCATCCTCCACCAGCGATGTTGTCGCCTGTCAGCGCGACGAGGTCGGGCTTCTCGGCGTCGAGAACCGTCTCGATGAGCTCGCGCGTGCGGAGATCGGCTGGCTCCCCGTTGTGCCAGTGCGTATCGGTGAACTGAGCGATCGTGAACGTGCCGTCCTCGCGGAACCGCAGAGGATGCCGCATGGGTTCAGGTTCCTTCCCGGTTGGCGAACCGTGTCAGCGATGGGAGAGCGCAGCGCCGAGCGTTGTGAGTTGCGGCATGAATCCGCCGTCGATCAGACCCGTCGGCAGGATCGGCACGTCCCAGGTAATCGCCCAGCCAGCGTCGATGACGCTTCGCGTGTAGCGAACCACCCAGTCGTCGTCGAAGCGCGTCGGGCTCCTGCCCCAGTTCTCGCCGAGATAGCTGAGGATTTGGTACTGCGCCTGGTTCACGAATCGGCGCGGCACAGGCATCGGGAACGTCGTGCTGATCTCGCCGGCGGTGAAGTCTTGGTGCTCGGAGATGGCGGGAAGCCAGTTCTGGACGCCCGGGTTGAACGCGACGATGCTGTCGGAGTTGCCGGCGCGCGCGGCGTCTGCGAGCGTCCCGAAGTTCGGCGCGTCAGGATGCAGGTACATCGCCGTCGCGTAGTAGCAGCCGTCGAACCACCAGCCGCAGACGCGCTCGCCCCAGCGAACCGACCACTCGCGGACGACCTCTGCCCACATGAACTGGAACTCGGCGAACCGAGGGTCGCCGGTTCCCCAG includes these proteins:
- a CDS encoding caspase family protein: MLFSSIDPDFPDFEEPTRNTKKRKPWKWALLGVAAFFIVRNGCSPVSIHKRPTGNYIVTLPDTTSPSDPRLAVRIEEETHERVRVLFALDVQNPSKAPAPGSEVIVRGVGIERTYRTDDGGMAYASLIDDFGLAQLGPDDQVTFEVEAPVASFRQTKTLTGKQFLNPYYDFGRTPLRLASGESSDEQTVEGVAYRVLEELSPTEYRVAMSDGGERLVTATNPRLVGYGTSASPVDQSLALLPRGAPTEQGGVGAPSAARLPGVAGKTHVLLVAVNEYESFPKLTNPVPDAEAVQAELRDMYGCETTLLRNPTRNEFRKALFALADRAYKPDDQLLVFISGHGWFDEKLKRGFLAMKDGKPFKEDALRDTLVPHEDVRTILERLDCRHVMLVVDSCFSGTLDPVLAMAASARQVDDVYEPVARTEYIRRKLAFQTRRYITAGGKEYVSDGRPGQHSPFSRQFLAALRSYGGADGVLTLEEMLLHLDKVTPQPRSGELIGNEPGSSFVLVARTVASASTEARGDSRQTGEIVVSVTPAAADVTVLPVGAKSIAPMRALRVKPDDPRHTFQVPAGTYRITASLDGYVPSIHEVTITGGSRSIVITLKKQ
- a CDS encoding metallophosphoesterase; amino-acid sequence: MRHPLRFREDGTFTIAQFTDTHWHNGEPADLRTRELIETVLDAEKPDLVALTGDNIAGGGCKDPAESMRQLVQAIEERRIPWAAVFGNHDDEGSLRRMALIEEQQQSDMCLSEPGPADVSGVGNYVVRIARRSDHETGAALYFIDSNSYTETSVDGYGWVRRDQVEWYVSTARNLRGEAGLIPALAFFHIPLPEYDDVWDMHPCVGVKQEAVCCPRINTGLFAAFHECGDVLGTFVGHDHVNDYDGMLHGIRLCYGRGSGFATYGREGFLHGSRIIRLREGVREFESWMRLEDGSREDQTSVHEPEGRPARR
- a CDS encoding DUF4384 domain-containing protein; the encoded protein is MRSSALRRRGLLAVVAVIAALCAAQSAQAENYALPIGIDDYQFPGLRDLHYAESDALLMRDALVSHAGFPPENVRILVGQQATRRAIASEMKGWLRSSASPADTVLFYFAGHGVQLIDDNGDEEDGYDECLWAWDSALLDITLIRDDDLNRWLSGIDAARKIAVLDCCHSGTASRHLGGNALRVADVDRDSIRLSSRETRAEIERSFDAGLGLPDGASEALLDVGDLSASGVGGVVELAGCQPDQVVVEAPQLEHGALTYFLAEGIRGIADSDLDGLLTLAELRQYAARRIREFGFAQDPMLSGPNVSFALNVGGEAVAQAPSSVADPGEPQVRIGVAAEPATSLRVLVKSDTPSEAARAISALSLPEAVFTGAKPLDRIVRVRYDASADRTTLEISDPMSGTCELAMSFQSDELASAIDAVSEHLAAAAASKALAAVRNTTTPVRIGLDGPAIVAIGESLSFRVTPNADGRLFVVNLSSDGSLFVLYPNRLDEDNRVRRGETVSIPAGGWRIEAAGPPGVERVKAVLTTSDREIASLIGDVEGEDDPYALSA